A single window of Xiphophorus hellerii strain 12219 chromosome 12, Xiphophorus_hellerii-4.1, whole genome shotgun sequence DNA harbors:
- the hspb11 gene encoding intraflagellar transport protein 25 homolog, translating into MIDSSGAHVVLASSSDENHPPENITDGNNKTFWMSTGMFPQEFIIRFPETTNISTVTMDSYNSMRPSLLKHLKIERNTSPNAANFEPVTQEEIEHTEGHLQLNSISLKGCRATHLRFIVTEGYDHFVSVHRISVKT; encoded by the exons ATGATTGATTCTTCTGGTGCACACGttgttttagcttcatccagCGACGAGAATCACCCACCAGAAAACATCACTGACGG aaacaataaaacGTTTTGGATGTCCACCGGGATGTTTCCGCAGGAGTTCATCATTCGCTTTCCTGAAACGACCAACATTTCTACCGTGACAATGGACAGCTACAACAGTATGAGACCTAGCCTACT TAAGCATCTAAAGATAGAGAGGAATACCTCACCAAATGCAGCTAACTTTGAGCCTGTCACACAGGAAG AGATTGAACACACAGAGGGACACCTGCAGTTGAATTCTATTTCA CTAAAGGGCTGCAGAGCAACCCACCTACGTTTTATCGTCACTGAGGGATACGACCACTTTGTGTCAGTACACAGAATCAGTGTGAAAACTTGA